Proteins encoded by one window of Actinocorallia herbida:
- a CDS encoding NUDIX hydrolase gives MDDVMKRRLRVAAYAVVVEDGRILLARFIGGERPRWILPGGGLEHGEDPADAVLRELTEETGYTGRIIRLLGLHSFHWPDRDWDGEVVDFHGLRVLYEVARTGGELRYETDNSTDRAEWFALDELAGLDLMDQVQIALRMWREHGH, from the coding sequence GTGGACGATGTGATGAAGAGAAGGCTCAGGGTCGCCGCGTACGCGGTCGTCGTGGAAGACGGACGGATACTCCTCGCCCGGTTCATCGGCGGGGAGCGGCCCCGCTGGATCCTGCCAGGCGGTGGCCTGGAGCACGGTGAGGACCCCGCCGACGCGGTGCTGCGCGAGCTCACCGAGGAGACCGGCTACACCGGCCGGATCATCCGCCTGCTCGGCCTGCACTCCTTCCACTGGCCCGACCGGGACTGGGACGGCGAGGTCGTCGACTTCCACGGGCTGCGGGTGCTGTACGAGGTGGCGCGGACCGGCGGTGAGCTGCGGTACGAGACGGACAACTCCACCGACCGGGCCGAGTGGTTCGCGCTGGACGAGCTCGCCGGACTCGACCTCATGGACCAGGTCCAGATCGCGCTCCGGATGTGGCGCGAGCACGGGCACTGA
- a CDS encoding Swt1 family HEPN domain-containing protein has product MTPVPGNHQRVADGLALVGKGLAPYVDKQMRARHGPQWLAARSKEDTARRGELVEHSLDDTPLMLRIITEDPVFGEQKVLPQPGVRVAGILLRVAGRLDGGSFTPAEEDHALRTMAQMLRLIGARKLAGEVHEMIKPPPPPLPRRRNNAQLVRRAVLGKKAAEAAEKGGGKSGSSQIRLTTLVVGALVVLVALQFISDDSSPDDPYEGKWAERKVGDQLVSKKDVALSDGKHVVLLEGKPHDGSFKGDVYFTAGALYATDKRLAILPDDGKPGFGDCAGIKDWLTVAEDELEKGRRICVVTDRGAVALLTVQSVRAKPRKVTFDLRVWKGERQD; this is encoded by the coding sequence ATGACGCCGGTTCCGGGCAATCACCAGCGGGTGGCGGACGGACTCGCCCTCGTGGGGAAGGGCCTCGCGCCCTACGTCGACAAGCAGATGCGCGCGCGTCACGGGCCGCAGTGGCTCGCCGCGCGGTCGAAGGAGGACACGGCGCGGCGCGGTGAGCTCGTCGAGCACTCCCTCGACGACACCCCGCTGATGCTGCGGATCATCACCGAGGACCCGGTGTTCGGTGAGCAGAAGGTGCTCCCGCAGCCGGGCGTCCGCGTCGCGGGCATCCTGCTGCGGGTGGCGGGCCGCCTGGATGGCGGCTCGTTCACCCCGGCCGAGGAGGACCACGCACTGCGCACGATGGCGCAGATGCTGCGGCTCATCGGCGCGCGCAAGCTCGCCGGGGAGGTGCACGAGATGATCAAGCCCCCTCCCCCGCCGCTGCCCCGCCGCCGGAACAACGCGCAGCTCGTCCGCAGGGCGGTGCTCGGCAAGAAGGCGGCCGAGGCCGCGGAGAAGGGCGGCGGCAAGTCGGGATCCAGCCAGATACGGCTGACGACGCTCGTGGTGGGCGCGCTCGTCGTGCTCGTCGCGCTCCAGTTCATCAGCGATGACTCCTCCCCCGACGACCCCTATGAGGGCAAATGGGCGGAGCGGAAGGTCGGCGACCAGCTCGTTAGTAAGAAGGACGTCGCGCTGTCCGACGGCAAGCATGTCGTGCTGCTGGAAGGCAAGCCGCATGACGGCTCCTTCAAGGGCGACGTCTACTTCACCGCGGGCGCGCTGTACGCCACCGACAAGCGCCTCGCCATCCTGCCCGACGACGGGAAGCCGGGCTTCGGCGACTGCGCCGGGATCAAGGACTGGCTCACCGTCGCCGAGGACGAACTGGAGAAGGGGCGGCGCATCTGCGTCGTCACCGACCGGGGCGCGGTCGCGCTGCTCACCGTGCAGAGCGTCCGCGCGAAGCCCCGGAAGGTGACGTTCGACCTGCGGGTCTGGAAGGGCGAGCGGCAGGACTGA
- a CDS encoding cytochrome P450, with protein MADTLPGISSPRALLRLAAMLARDPYEGLLAAHDAGGEASGFGWGAFRYALLFGPEANAFVFAGSADLTVREAFDVLVPVNGETALIVSDGAAHRRRRRLVQPAFHHRRIDSYVARMAANADALIDTWRPGQTVDVYTAFRELTRRTTVQLLFGDRLAADEALLSGPLQRALDAIDKPYTQLVLLRALPEVFQRRTAAARAEVVARISAEIAAREEAGDLGGDVLGTLAAARDDHGDGLSDTEIRDQVMSLMAAGYETTSAALGWAFHLMLTTDGVWERARAEVSGVPLTPAALASFTYLDHVVNETLRLFPPVVMTVRTAARELEFRGRRIPEGTTLIYSPYVTHRMASVWPDPGVFDPDRWDPGAPGHVPATPATFLPFGGGNHRCIGSAFATTALKVALARLLDRVDGVPLPGPVVPRSITAMRPKDGVPVRLAEVRPGSASPV; from the coding sequence GTGGCCGACACGCTTCCGGGGATCTCCTCGCCGCGGGCGCTGCTGCGCCTCGCCGCCATGCTGGCCCGCGATCCCTACGAGGGGCTGCTCGCCGCGCACGACGCGGGCGGTGAGGCGTCCGGCTTCGGCTGGGGCGCCTTCCGCTACGCGCTGCTGTTCGGGCCGGAAGCCAACGCCTTCGTCTTCGCCGGTTCAGCCGACCTCACCGTCCGGGAGGCGTTCGACGTCCTCGTGCCGGTGAACGGTGAGACGGCCCTCATCGTCTCCGACGGCGCCGCCCACCGGCGCCGTCGCAGACTCGTCCAGCCCGCGTTCCACCACCGCAGGATCGACTCCTACGTGGCGCGGATGGCGGCCAACGCCGACGCCCTGATCGACACCTGGCGGCCCGGCCAGACCGTCGACGTCTACACGGCGTTCCGCGAGCTGACCCGGCGCACCACCGTGCAGCTGCTGTTCGGCGACCGGCTCGCCGCCGACGAGGCGCTGCTCTCCGGCCCGCTCCAGCGTGCGCTGGACGCGATAGACAAGCCCTACACCCAGCTCGTCCTCCTGCGCGCGCTCCCCGAGGTCTTCCAGCGCCGCACGGCCGCGGCCCGCGCCGAGGTCGTCGCGCGGATCAGCGCCGAGATCGCCGCGCGCGAGGAGGCCGGCGACCTCGGCGGCGACGTCCTGGGGACCCTCGCCGCGGCCCGCGACGACCACGGCGACGGCCTCTCCGACACCGAGATCCGCGACCAGGTGATGAGCCTCATGGCCGCGGGCTACGAGACGACGAGCGCGGCGCTCGGCTGGGCCTTCCACCTGATGCTCACCACCGACGGGGTGTGGGAGCGGGCCCGCGCGGAGGTCTCCGGCGTCCCGCTCACGCCGGCGGCGCTCGCCTCCTTCACCTACCTGGACCACGTCGTCAACGAGACGCTGCGGCTGTTCCCGCCGGTGGTGATGACGGTCAGGACCGCCGCGCGCGAGCTGGAGTTCCGGGGCCGCAGGATCCCCGAGGGCACGACCCTCATCTACAGCCCTTACGTCACGCACCGGATGGCGTCGGTGTGGCCGGACCCCGGCGTGTTCGACCCGGACCGCTGGGACCCCGGGGCGCCGGGCCATGTCCCGGCGACGCCCGCGACGTTCCTGCCGTTCGGCGGCGGAAACCACCGCTGCATCGGCTCCGCGTTCGCCACCACCGCGCTCAAGGTCGCGCTGGCCAGGCTGCTCGACCGGGTGGACGGCGTTCCGCTGCCCGGCCCGGTCGTGCCGCGCAGCATCACCGCGATGCGGCCGAAGGACGGGGTCCCCGTTCGGCTCGCGGAGGTGCGGCCGGGCTCCGCCTCGCCCGTCTAA